The Herbiconiux sp. SALV-R1 nucleotide sequence CCGATGCACAGGCCGGTTGTGCCGCCTGAGAATCTGCCGTCGGTCAATAGTAGTACATCCTTGCCGAGCCCGGCGCCCTTGATGGCGGCGGTGATGGCGAGCATCTCACGCATGCCGGGGCCGCCCTTCGGGCCCTCGTAGCGGATGACGACGACGTCGCCGGCGTTGATGCGGCCCTCGGTCAGCGCATCCATCGCCGCGCGCTCGCGCTCGAACACCCGCGCGGGGCCCTCGAACACGTCGGCGTCGAAGCCCGCCGACTTCACCACGGCGCCCTCGGGGGCGAACGAGCCCTGGAGGATCGTGAGACCACCCGACTTGTGGATGGGGTTGGTGAGGGGGCGCAGCACCTCGCCGTCGAGCGGGGCGATGCTCATCTCGGCGAGGTTCTCCTCCACCGTCTTGCCGGTGACCGTCATGGCGTCGCCGTGCAGCAGGCCCTCGTCGAGCAGCGCCTTCATGACGGCGGGAACGCCGCCGTGGCGGTCGACGTCGTTCATGACGAAGCGGCCGAAGGGCTTGAGGTCGCCGATGTGCGGCACCTTGTCGCCGATCTTGTTGAAGTCGGCGAGCGTGAGCTCGACCTCGGCCTCGTTGGCGATGGCCAGCAGGTGCAGCACGAGGTTGGTGGAGCCGCCGAACGCCATGCCGACGGCGATGGCGTTCTCGAGCGACTTCTTCGTGATGATGTCGCGCGCGGTGAGACCGAGGCGCAGCATGTTGACCACGGCCTCGCCCGAGCGGTGCGCGAAGTAGTCGCGGCGGCGGTCGGCGGCGGCGGGGCTCGCCGAGCCCGGGAGGCTCATGCCCATCGCCTCGGCGGCGCTCGCCATCGTGTTGGCGGTGTACATGCCACCGCACGAGCCCTCGCCCGGGGCGAAGGCGCACTCGATGCGGTGCGCGTCTTCCATCGACATGCGGCCGGCGCGCACGGCGCCGACGGCCTCGAAGGAGTCGATGATGGTGATGTCTTTCTCGGTGCCGTCGGAGAGCTTCACCCAGCCCGGGGCGATCGAGCCGGCGTAGAGGAAGACGGAGGCGAGGTCGAGTCGGGCGGCGGCCATGAGCATGCCGGGCAGCGACTTGTCGCAGCCGGCCAGGAGCACCGAGCCGTCGAGGCGCTCGGCCATCATGACGGTCTCGACGGAGTCGGCGATGACCTCGCGGGAGACCAGTGAGAAGTGCATGCCCTCGTGGCCCATGGAGATGCCGTCGGAGACGGAGATGGTGCCGAACTGCAGCGGGTAGCCGCCCCCGGAGTGCACACCCTCCTTGCTGGCGCGCGCGAGGCGCTCGAGCGAGAGGTTGCAGGGGGTGATCTCGTTCCACGAGCTGGCGATGCCGATCTGCGGCTTCTCCCAGTCGCCGTCCCCCATGCCGACCCCGCGGAGCATTCCGCGCGAGGTGAGGGCTTCGATTCCGTCGGTGACGGTACGGCTCCGCGGTTTCATGTCTGTTTCGGGCATGTGACGAGTTTAGAGGCGCTGGCGCCCTGGTGATGCACGACGACGAATCTGTGGAGAGGCATCGCCCGCCGACGGGCTGTGCAGAACAGACGCGCTGCCCGCGGGTCCGGCACTCAGCGCCCGGCGCGCAGCTCCGCGAGCCGCGCCAGCACCGCCGCCACCTCGGCGGGCCCGGCGACGCGATGCTCCGCGACGGTCTCCCCCGCCCCGCTCTTCAGCCCGAGGTCGCCGTCGCCGAGCGCCCGGAACCCGTCTTCGTCGGTGACGTCGTCTCCGGCGAACAGCACGGCGTCGGCGCCGACCAGCTCGCGCAGCCGTTCGACGGCGTCGCCCTTCGTGGTCGAGCGCACCGCGAACTCGATCACGTTCTTGCCGCGGCGCACCGTGAGTCCGTTCTTTTCGACGCCCGCGGCTTCGAGCGCGGCGCGTTCCGCCTCCGCGCTGTCGGCCTCGCCGGCAAGACGGGTGTGCAGCGCGAAGCCCGCGGGCTTCGTCTCGATCCAGGCGCCCTCGACCGGCTCGGCGACCGCGCGCAGTGCGTCTCCGAGCGCCGCGACCTTCCGCTGCTCCTCGGCGTCGAGCGCGAGCTCGGTCACGCCGTCGTGCCGCACCTCGACGCCGTGCGAGCCCACGAGCAGCGCCGACTCGGGCAGACGCGTCACGTGCTCGAGACTCGCCATGGCGCGCCCCGAGACCATCGCCACCCAGGTGTCGGGTTGGTCGAGCAGCCGCAGCACCGCCTCGTGCGCCTCGGGGAGGGCGCGCGCGTCGTCGGGCCGGTCGACCTCGGGGGCGAGCGTGCCGTCGAAGTCGAGCGCCACGAGCAGCCGGGGAACGGATGCGAGGCGCTCGAGCGCAGACTCCGTCGCCTCCGGGAGCGGCAGGCCGCCGGTCTCGGTAAGCGGGCCCGCGGTCACGCGCCGTCTCCTTCGATGCCGTCGTCCGCATCCGTCGGCCGGGTCGACCGGGCGGCCTTCCCCGGCCCGCGGTTCGCCTTCGGGAGCGACAGCCCGTCTGACGGGGTGGTGAGCGTGGAGAGGAACGACGACGACCAGCGGGCCACGTCGAACTCCTGCACGCGCTTGCGCAGGGCGCGCATCCGTCGTGCCCGTTCGGCCTGCGGCATGCCCGCGGCCTGCATCATCGCCTCTTTCAGCCCCTCGATGTCGTGCGGGTTCACGCGCAGGGCCGTGCGGAGCTCGTCGGAGGCTCCGGCGAACTCGCTGAGCACGAGCACGCCGTCGTTGTCGAAGCGGGTGGCCACATACTCCTTGGCCACCAGGTTCATGCCGTCGCGGAGCGCGGTGACGAGCATGACGTCGGCGGCGAGGTAGAGCGCCACCATCTCCTCGCGCGGGTAACCGTGGTGGAGGTAGCTGATGGCGGTGTGACTGATGGTCGAGTAGTCGCCGTTGATGCGGCCGACCGTGAGCTCGATCTCGTCGCGCAGCATCTGGTACGTGCGCACCCGCTCGCGGCTGGGGCTCGCGACTTGCACCAGGGTGACGTCTTCGACGTCGAGCTCGCCGTCGGCGAGGAGCTCGCCGAACGCCTTCAGCCGGTGCCCGATGCCTTTGGTGTAGTCGAGCCGGTCGACCCCCAGCATGACGACGGAGGGGTTGCCGAGACCCTCGCGGATCTCCTTCGCCCTGGCCTGGATGTCGGGGCGGCGGGCGAGCTCCTCGAAGCGCGCGGCGTCGATCGAGATGGGGAAGGCCTTCGCCACGACCGTGCGCACCGGCTGGTCGCCCTGCACGCTCGAGATGCGGTGCTTGGCGCTCGCCACCTCCTCCTCGGCCACGAGCGGCACGTCGATGACGGAGCCCTTGGTCTGGTAGCCGAGCAGGCGCCTCACGGCGCGGGTGAAGTTGCCGGCGTCGGCACTGCGCTGGAAGCCGATGACGTCGGCGCCGAGCAGCCCCTCGATGATCTGGCGCCGCCAGGGCAGCTGCGAGTAGATGCCGTATGCCGGAAAGGGAATGTGGTTGAAGAAGCCGATGGTGAGGTCGGGGCGGAGCCGCCGCAGCATCGACGGCACGAGCTGCAGTTGGTAGTCCTGCACCCAGACCGTGCCGCCCTCGGCGGTGACGGCGGCGGCGCGGTCGGCGAAGCGCTGGTTGACGATGACGTAGCTCTCCCACCACTCGCGGTGATACGCGGGCGGCGCGATGACGTCGTGGTAGAGCGGCCAGAGCGTGTCGTTCGAGAAGCCCTCGTAGTACTCCTCGACCTCTTCGGGCGAGAGCACGACGGGAACCAGGTGGATGCCGTCGTGCTCGAAGGGCTCGACGTGATCGTCGGGCTGGCCGGTCCAGCCGATCCAGGCACCGTCGGCCTGCTGCATCACGGGCTCGAGGGCGGTGACGAGGCCGCCGGGAGAGGTACGGAAGGCGGGCTCGCCCGCGCCGTCGGAGATGCGGTCGACGGGGAGCCGGTTCGAGACCACGACGAAGGTGAACTCCCCGGCGAGGTCGTCGCCGGAGGTGGACGCGGAGGAGCTGTCTGAAGAAGCCATGTCTCCTCGCGAGTCTACCCGGGGTCGGGTCGGGGTAGTTTGGTCGCATCGACGAGAGAGGACGGCCGTGCGCAAGTACATCCTGAACACGAGCATCATCAGTTCGGTCATCGGCGCCGTGTCGGCGATCCAGACCACCCGCAAGGGCCCTCGCGACTGGCGGCTCGTGCTCATGTGGGTGAGCTGGGCCATCACCGTCGCCCTCGCCATCGGCAGCGTGATGGAGCAGGACGAGGACGCCCGGGAGCTCGAAGAGCGCTGACGCCGGCGAAATCCCTCCCCCACCTGCGGTTTGCTCGGCCGGTGCGGCGTGTCGGCGCCTTCGATGTCGCAGGCGGAGCGCACACTGTTCTCACGGGCGGCGGAGAGGGAGTTCTGATGATCGGATGGCGGCGGAGAGCGAAGGCGGTTCGCGAGAGCGCCGTCAGCCAGGAGCGGCTCTACGAGCTGGTCAACCAGACCCTCATGGAGAACTTCGGCCCGCTCGGGTCGTTCGCCATCACGCGTCGCACCGCCGTCGACACCGACGACATCTTCCACACCGTGCTGGCCCGATCGGTCGCCCACGATATCGTGGCGAACCTCGCCGAGCACGGCATCGTGGTGAGCACGGCCGCGGGCGAGCGCGCTGCCGCGGCCGCGGCCGTCGCCGCCACCTCGGCGCCGCGTGCCGGCGCCGCCTTCACGGCCGCGGGTTCGTCGCGCACCACCCGGCCCTGGCTCGCCCCGGTCGAGTCGGTGCCGGTGCACCGCGACCTCGCCCGCGCGGTGTCGGCGGCCACCCGCTCCGACTCCTCGCTCGAGCCGGCAGCCCGGGTCGCCGAGTCGGCCCCGGCAGCCCGGGTCGCGGAGATCCCGGCCTACCCCACCACCGAGCACGGCGTCGTCATCGGCGAGCGCCCGCTGATCGACGGGCCCGACCCGCTCGACGACGACGCGATGCGCTCCCTCGTCGCGCACCACCACGACGTCGAGGCCGCGGCCGCCGAGAAGGCGGCCCGCAGCATCGCGATCTGACCCGCCTGCGCCCCGGGTCTGCACGGGGCGCGGCTGGACGCGCGGCTGAGGGGACCTGCCCGACGCCCGTCAGCCGATGGGCGCCCAGTCCGACGGCCCCGAGCTGCCCGCAGGGTACTCGTCGAGCGGAACCTCGTCGGCCTTCCAGGCCGCGATGACCGGGGCGAGGATGCGCCACCCCTCCACCGCGGAGTCGCCGCGCACGCTGAGCGTGGGGTCGCCGTCGAGGATGCCCGCCAGCACTTCGCGGTAGGCCAGCAGCTGCCCGTCGCCGAACGTTGCGTCGAGGCTCGCGCGCTCGAGCTCGTAGGGGTCGCCCGGGCCGTTGATGTCGATCTCGAGCGACATCGCGTCGGGCGCCAGGAAGATACGCAGCACGGTCGGAGAGTTGACGCCCGTGAGCCCCTGCGGCACCTGCTGGGCGGGCTTGAAGGTGATGACGATCTCGCGGCGACGCTCCCCGAGGGCCTTGCCCGAGCGCAGCGTGATGGGCACGCCGGCCCAGCGCCAGGTGCGCACCTCGAGCGCGACCTCGGCAAGCGTCTCGGTCTCGCGGGAAGGGTCGACGCCTTCCTCGGCGACGTAGTCGGGCAGCTGTCGCCCGTCGATGGTGCCGGCCGTGTAGCGGGCGCGGCGGCTCGACGCCTTGGGGTCGTCGCCCAGCAGGTGCGTCGCCCGCAGCACGAGCTCCTTGGCGTCGCGCAGGTCGTCGGAACCCAAGGTCGACGGCGGCTCCATCGCCAGCACCGCCATCACCTGCAGCAGGTGGCTCTGGATCATGTCGTCGAGCGCGCCCGCCTTGTCGTAGTAGCCCGCGCGCCCCTCGAGACCCAGCTGCTCGTCGTAGACGATGTCGACCGAGGCGATGTGGTCGGAGTTCCACAGCGGCTCGAAGATGCGGTTGGCGAAGCGCAGGCCCAGGATGTTGAACACCGTCGATCGGCCGAGGAAGTGGTCGACGCGGTGGATCTGGTTCTCGGGAACGAGTTTCGCCAGTTCGGCGTTCAGGGCTTCGGCGCTCGCGACATCCATGCCGAACGGCTTCTCGAGGGCGAGGGTGAGGCCCGACGGGAACGGGATGGAGTGCAGGGTGGTCACGACCGCCGCGGCGACCGCCGGCGGCAGGGCGAAGTAGATGGCGGGCGTGCCCTTCGCCATGCCGAGAACCCTGCTGAGCTCGTCGGGGTCGGTGACGTCGGCCTTCACGTAACGCGTCGAGGCGAGCACGGCGTCGACTGCCGCGCCGGAGGCGTCGACCTGGGCGAACGACTTCTTCACGACGTCGCGCCACTCGTCGTCGCTCCACTCCACTCCCCCGGCTCCGATGAGCTCGAGGTGGCGCTGCGGCTGATCCGTGAGGAGCTGCGCCAGACCTGGGAGGAGCAGTCGCGCCGTGAGGTCGCCGCTGGCGCCGAAGATGAGCAGGGTGTCGACACGTTGCGTGGAAGCCGTCATGTCTCTCACAGTAGCGACATCACGGCTCGGAGCGGCCGCGCATCCGCTGTTCTCTCGAGCCGCATCGAGGAGAGCAGGCGCACCCGCACCAGCACGGGCGCACGCGAAAGAGCAGGGGCGACCACCCGAAGGCCGCCCCTGCTCACGGGCGCCGGCCGCGATCATCGCGCGGGCCTCGAGACCTGGAGCTGACGAGTGAACCAGGAACGGCCAGGGACTGGCGCGAGAACCCGCGCTGGTGGATGACCCGCTCAGCGCCTAGACCCATTCAAACGTGCAGCTCGCCGCAACCGTGATGAGTAATTGCTACTCGATCTCTGCCCGCCTAATCGATCTCAGCCCGCCGACGACAGCGACTCGTAGGGGCTGTCGAGCTGGAGGTTCTGCAGCTCGGCGGCGAGCTCGCGACGCCCCGAGATGCCGAGCTTCTTGTAGATGCGGCTGAGGTGGTTGTCGACGGTGCGCACCGAGATGCCGTGCTGTTCCGCGAGCTCGGCGCTGGTGCGCAGGGCCGCGGCGCCGCGGGCGAGCTGCCACTCGCGGTCGGTGAGCGGCATCACCCGCGGATGCAGCTGCCGGCGGTGCTGGGCGAGCGCCACCCCGGCCCGCACCGTCCACTGGTCGGCGAGCCGCGCGGCCTGGGCCGCCCGGGGCGCGTCGCCGGTGTTCTCGGCGACCCAGCGGGCCGCGTCGATGGCCGGCCCGAGCATCCCCTTCTCGGCGAAGGCCTCCGCCACGGGCATCACGTCGTGGCGGCCGAGCACCGCGCGGGCGTGTGCCTCGCAGAGCGGGAGCGCGTCGCCGACTGCCGCGAGGTAGGGCAGCGTGACGGTCGCGCCCACGACGGGGTCGATGCGCACCGCCTCGTAGGCCACCAGGGCGGCGAGGTAGCGGTAACCGCCGGCCTCGGCAGCGGCGAGCGCGGGTGCGAGGCTGCGCACCGCGAACCCGGGCCGACCGGCGGCCGACGACACCCAGGCGCGGGCGAGGGCGGCGTAGAGCTCGACCTTGGCGTCGTCGAAGCCGGCCTGACCCACCTGGTCGAGCCAGCTGCGGGCGATGGCGAAGCGGCCGGTGCGCGCGGCGATCGCGGCGGAGAGGGCGTCGGCCACCGGCAGGAGGCCCGCGGTGTCGCGCCAGACGAGGTCGCGGCGACCCGAACGGATGTGCTCCCAGGCCCTCGCCGGTGAGCCGGTGTGCAGCTCGATCATGGCGAGCACGAACTTCCACAGGCCCCGCGCGCTCGGGTTGTTCTCCTCGGCGCAGGCGAGGTTGTCGCGCGCCGCCTGACGCGCTTCGGGGAACCGTCCCGTGAACGAGAGCACGAGCACCCGCGAGAGGTGCAGCTGGTCGCGCGCGTTGGGCAGGTCGGCCGGGAACCGCTCGCACGCCTCGAGACCGCGTGCGACCGCCGTCTCGGCGAGCGCGAGGTCGCCGCCCATGGTGTGGAGCATGGCGGTGAGGATGAGCAGGTTGAGATCGGCGGGCGTCGTCACCTCGCCGAGTCGGTCGAGGTCGAGCGGCGGGGCGTCGGCGATGCCGCCCGCATCGGCGCCTCCGCTCGCGACGCTGCCCGCCCGCGCTCCCGTCAGCAGGCGCCACCGGGCGGCCTCTGCCTCGACGATCTCGCGCGACGCGTCGTCGGTGAGCCGCGCGAGCGCCTCCTCGGCGCGCCGCAGTGCGAGCTCGGGCTGCAGGGTGCGGAAGGCGAGGTGGTTGCCCTCCGCGACGGCGAGGCGCGCGGCGAAGTCGTCGAAGCCCGTATTCGAGCCGTCGTGGTCTGCTGCGGCGAGCGCAGCCCAGGCCGCCGCGAAGCGCTCGTCGGCCGACGCGAGCCTCCCGATCTGCGACTGCGCCTGGGCCTGCACGAGCTCGCCGCTGGCCCGGAGCACGGCGTCGTCGCCCGCTCCGGCCACGGCGTGCTCGCCGAGGGTGACGGTGGTGGCGTAGCGCTGCGCGCCGAGCTCCCCGTGGGCGAGGTCGAGCAGGCGGCGCGAGTCGACGCGCTGGCCCGCCGAGAGCTGCAGCACGGCCCGGCGCACCCGGTGCTCGGGGTAGCCGTCGAGCATGTCGGCTCCGGCGGCGCAGAACCCCGCGCGCCACAGCTCCGACACCGTGGGGAGGATGACCGGTTCGAAGAGCGGATGCGCGAGCGACACCCAGACGCGGCCGTCGGCCGAGCGGGTGCGCACGAAGCCCCGCTCCTCGGCGAGCGCCGTCGAGCGGGCGGAGACGCCCGAGGTTCCCGCCTGCTCGACCGGCAGGTCTCCCGCGATGGCGAGCAGGGTGAGCAGGTCGCCGACGAACTCGTCGGCGGCGAGCGGATCGGCGGGCAGCGAGGCCACCACCTCGGCGGAGAGGTAGGGCCAGCTGGTGTGCCAGGCGGCGCCGACGTCGTGGAGGTCGTCTGCGCAGACGGCGGCGTCGGCGAGCGCGACCAGGGTGCGGGTGCTGCCGGCGGCGAGTCGGTGCATCTCGTCGGCGGCGTCGGTGCTGACGCTCGGGCCGAGCCGGTCTTTCACCACGTCGTGGCTCTCGGCGGCGGTGAGCGCCGCAAGGTCGACGACGAGCGTCGCGCGCTCCGTCAGCCGCGACAGCGCCGCGGCGGGTGCCGCCGCCGCCCGGCCCGCGGGTGTGGGCGCGGGCGTGGGGCACGACAGCAGAAGCGTCGCGGACCCCGCCTGACACAGCTGCTCGAGCACGCACAGGCTCGAGGCGTCGAGGTCGTGCACGTCGTCGACGACGAGGAGCGCCCCCTGCGCGACAGCGCGGTGCAGGGCGACCATCAGCTCGCCGCTCGACGAGGTGGGTGCCTCGGCGGTCGGCGCGACGGCCGGGAAGGCGCCGGCCCCCTGGGCCGCGGGGCCAGGAACGAGGTCGACGACGACCGGCGCGAACGCCCCGAGCGGCACCCCCGAGAGCTCGGAGCGCCCGTGCACCGAGATGACCCGGCGCTCCGGCCCGAGCGCGGCGATCGCCGCCTCGAGCAGGGCGGAACGGCCGACCCCGCGAGCGCCGGTGACGAGCGCGACGACGGGCCGGTCTGCCGGGGTGAGGGCGCCGACGAGGCGCTTCAGTGCGCGGTCGCGGCCGTGGAGTCGAGTGGAACCGGTGGGGAGCGCGGCGGGCGAGTGTGCGGGCATGAGGTCTGCTTTCTCGATCGAACCGGTGGGCGGCCGGTGAGCGGATGCGCGTCACGATTCGGGTGCAACGCGTGGGTCTTGAGTAGGTTTTACTCATCGAAGGAGCCCCGCACCGCAGCATCCGGTCTCGTTACGTAGTGGCGAAGCCAGAGATACGTAGCCACCTGCGACGGTGGTGGCACGCCGGCCCCCGCAGCCCCTATCGTTGACCCGTGACCACCGGCACCGCGCGCCTCATCGTGCTGCTCCGCGTCGCCTACATCACGGGGGCGGCGCTCTTCCTCGTCGACGTGCTCATCAACGTGGCGCTCCAGGTGCTCATCAGAACCGGCCAGGTGCCGTACACCGAGCCCAAGGGGCCCATCTTCACCGCGATGGACTGGATCGCCATCATCGCCTTCGTCCTGGCGGCGATCGGGGCGCTGGCCACCGTCATCGCCACCTCGGAGCTCACCCGCCAGTCGGGCGGAGACTCCTTCGAGCTCGACGACACCCGCTGAGTGACGGCCGGCCGGCCGGCTTGCCGATCGGCCGGTCGGGCGACCGGGCGACCGTGGTCAGCGGCGAGGGGCGCGGGGCGGGGCGTCGGTCCAGCGCACTCCCCGGCGTCTCGCCGCCGCGAACCCCGCGCAGAAGGCGCCGGAACCGAATCCGAGCAGCACGAGCGCCACTCCCACCACCGTGGCGGCCCCCGACAGCAGACAGACCACCCCCGCGATCATGATCGCGACGGCGAGACTCCCCGAGAGCGCCAACCAGCCCTGCACCGTCATCGCGTCATGGCTCCCCTCGGGAGTCGGAGTGCTGCGACACCCACTTCTTCGACTGCCGCATGCTCAGCTGGTCGCCGAGGTCGAGTTCGTGCAACGGGAACTCGGTGACCGCGTCGACGCCGTCGAGGATGACGCGGAGGTAGTCGTCGCTGGTCGAGCCGACGATGACGCCTTGCAGCCCGGTGGCGATGACGGTGAACCGGGTACCGGGGAGGTTGCGATAGGGCACCGCGATTCCTGTCTCTCAGAAGAGACCGAGGCGGCCGCGACGTTCCTCGCAGCCTAACCGGGACCGCCGTTTGCGCACCCCGAGCCGATCACGGCGCCCGTGACGTGTTCGTCCAGCGGACAAGTGCACCCTCACCGGCGGCGTGGTGCCCTTGTCGGCGCGACGCGGCCGGTCGCGGCTCAGGCGCCGAGGCGCGACGCGTAGGCGTCGAGTTCGGCCGACTCGCCGGGCCGGAAGGCTCCGCCGAGGTACCCGTCGGGCCGCAGCACGACCGTGCCTCCCTCTGAGCCGAGCCCGAGCGACCGGGCAGCCGGATGCGCACCCGCGACCTCGACGCGTGTCACGCCGAGCGGCGACCCGGCCACCGCATCCGTCGTGCGCAGCGACACGGGGAGGGCGTCGCCCGCCCGCACCGACGACCGACGGGGGCCGCCCCCCGGAGCACCGAGCGGGCCGCCCCGGTAGTCGACCCCGGTCTCCTCGATCTCGGCGGCGAGCCGTGCCCGGGCGGGTGGGAGGCTCGACATGGCGGCGAGGAGGTGATCGCGGATGAACCGTCCCGGCCCGGTGTCGAGGGTGCCGACCTTCGTCATCCCGGTGCTGAAGCGGAGCACGCGGGCGGCGATGGGGTGCCGTTCGGCGTGATAGCTGTCGAGCAGCCACTCGGCATCGGCCGGCTCGAGCGTTCCGTCGGCGACGAGGGCGAGCTTCCAGCCGAGGTTGAACGCATCCTGCATGCCGGTGTTCATGCCCTGCCCGCCGGCGGGCGAGTGCACGTGCGATGCGTCGCCGGCGAGCAGGACGCGGCCGACGCGGTAGCGCGGCACCTGGGCGTGGTGGATGTCGAAGGTGGTCAACCAGTGCGGGTCGTGCAGCCGCAGACCCATGCGCCGCTCGTCGACCACCCGTTGCAGCCAGTCGAGCGTCGCGGGCGGCGCCTCGCCGGCGGAGTCGATCTCGACGATGACTCGCGCCCGGGTGCCCGCCATGGGGAACACGACCCCGGGCCCGTCGGCCGCGCCGAGGTACATCTGCATCGAGGAGCGGTCGAGGTCGTCCTCGGCGTCGGCCTCGACGTCGCCCATGAGAAAGCGCTCGCCGTGGAACGAGCCGACGAGCTTCTCACCCACCAGGTGCCGCACCGCGCTGCGCGCCCCGTCGCAGCCCACGACCCAGCCGACCTCGAGCGTCTCGGCGCCGGCCTCGCTCGTGAGGTGCACGGTGACACCCGCATCCGACTGCTCGAGGCCGATGAGCTCCACCCCGCGCTCGATGCCCACGCCGAGTTCGCCGAGCCGCTGCGTGAGAATGCGCTCAGTCTCGGTCTGCGGAGTGGTGATGCTGTACGGATGCGTGCTGTCGACCCCCTCGAACGAGAAGCGGGCGACCGTGCGTTCCGCGCCGTGGAACTGCACGCCGGTCGTGACCACACCGGTGGCACGGAGCTCGTCGACCAGCGAGCCGCCCAGCGCATCCATCATCTCGAGGCTCCGCGCGTGCACCACCACCGCCCGCGACTCGGTGGTCGGCGCCGCCAGCCGATCGACGATGCGGAACGGGACCCCGCGCCGGGCGAGCTCGATGGCCAGCACGAGGCCCACCGGCCCCGCCCCCACGATCAGCACCCGCGCACCGGCGGACGGGCGGGCGACAGCAGACTCTTCGGGCTCGACCATGCGCCAAGACTGGCACCCCTGCGACCCCCGGCACCAGCACCCCGTCCGGGGTGCACGCGCCATTCCCCTGGAGCACCACTCCACCGAAAGGGGGATGGTCTGGTGGCCCAGCGAGTGGCTACGTTCATCGGCGATGACCACCTCACGAAGCACCACCCGACGAGCCCGTTCCTGGACGGTGTTCGGCTCCACGCTCGCCGCCGTGGGTCTCATGCTTGCCACGACCGCCTGCACCAGCGCTGAAACTCTGCCGAGCACGCCCGTGCACGCCGATCCATCAGCCGAGCACGTCCGCGCGACCCGCGAGCAGGTGCACCTCGACAGAGAGCTCCAGACGACAGGCTGGACGATCGACGAACCGGGCCTCTACCACCGGGTGACGACAGCATCATGCGCGCTCACGTGCGACCTCGAGCTGCTGAGTGCGTCGGGATGCCCGACGGGTGCCACCATCGCCTCGTCGAGCCTCGGGCAGGTCACCACGATCATCACCACCGACCCTTTGCCCCCAGCCGAGGTCGTCACCGTCACAGTCCCAGAAGGCGGCCTCCGCTCGATCAGCTGCGGCGAATAGCGCGCACAGCGAGTCATCGCGCAAGCCCGGACGGATGCGAAAGGCCCCGCCCTCCGGTGTGCGGAGAGTGGGGCCTTCATCGTGTGGTGCACCCCCAGGGACTTGAACCCTGAACCCACTGATATGGAGTGCTAGTTCTGACCATTGCCGACGACTGCCGAGAGGCGCGGCATTCCGCGGGAGCAGCGGCGGATGAAGTGTCGGTGAGTGCTGCCAGTCACCGATGCTTGCCGACTCAATGTGGCGAGTAAGTGGCGGATCTCGTCAGCCAGCGCGACCCAGCAACCGCCGCTACCCCATCCCCCTTCGGGCCTCGATTCGTGCGCGTAGCCGGTAGACGAGCTGAGGGTACGCCGCCATGGCCGCTTGGGTGTCGAGCAGCTGGTTGAGGCGCTGCACGTAGCGGGCGTAGGTCCACCCGAAAGTGCGGCGGATGGCCTCCTCGCGAGCACCCTCGGGGCGGTCGATCCAGCGGCGTTCGAAGTCGAGAATGATGCGGTCGTTGTAGGTGAGCATGGCGGGATCGTGCCACCCGCCACCGACAATGCGACGACCAAAGGGCCCTTAGCCGGCGACGACTTCACCGCCGAGAGATCCAGCAAGGTCCTCCGCCTTGTCACTCACAACCACCCAGCGCTCGCCCGCGACGATGGGGCTCTCTTCGGATGCGACTTGCGCCACGTACCGGTTCTTCTGGTCGGCGGAGTCGAAGACGATCAGCATGTCGATGTTCTCGGGGCATAGGACGGCGTGCGCCCCTTCTCCGACCATCGCCTCCATCACGTCCTGCGGGTCGTCGCAAGTGCCGCCTGCGGCCACGAAGGCGTCTAAGAGCTGACTAGGGGTGTCGTATGACTTCGCGCCCGAACACCCTGCAAGCACTGCCACAGCCATCAGCGAGATGACAAATCCTGCGAGCCTCTTCATGTGTCGATGATGGCGTGTCGTCGGTGGTCCTGTCTACGATCTTGCTGCGCGGGCCGGCGCGCTTCACCACGAGGAGCGCACATGATCGGCACTGGGCCCATCCGTATCGGCAGAGACGAGTGGGCACTCATCCGGAACGACCCCACCACCCCCGCGGCGCTCGTGCGCAGGATGCACCCCGGCACTGAATTCGAGCAC carries:
- the ilvD gene encoding dihydroxy-acid dehydratase, yielding MPETDMKPRSRTVTDGIEALTSRGMLRGVGMGDGDWEKPQIGIASSWNEITPCNLSLERLARASKEGVHSGGGYPLQFGTISVSDGISMGHEGMHFSLVSREVIADSVETVMMAERLDGSVLLAGCDKSLPGMLMAAARLDLASVFLYAGSIAPGWVKLSDGTEKDITIIDSFEAVGAVRAGRMSMEDAHRIECAFAPGEGSCGGMYTANTMASAAEAMGMSLPGSASPAAADRRRDYFAHRSGEAVVNMLRLGLTARDIITKKSLENAIAVGMAFGGSTNLVLHLLAIANEAEVELTLADFNKIGDKVPHIGDLKPFGRFVMNDVDRHGGVPAVMKALLDEGLLHGDAMTVTGKTVEENLAEMSIAPLDGEVLRPLTNPIHKSGGLTILQGSFAPEGAVVKSAGFDADVFEGPARVFERERAAMDALTEGRINAGDVVVIRYEGPKGGPGMREMLAITAAIKGAGLGKDVLLLTDGRFSGGTTGLCIGHIAPEAVDAGPIAFVRDGDLIRVDIAARSLDLLVDPAELAARREGWAPLPPRYTRGVLAKYSKLVHSAAVGAITG
- the otsB gene encoding trehalose-phosphatase, with translation MTAGPLTETGGLPLPEATESALERLASVPRLLVALDFDGTLAPEVDRPDDARALPEAHEAVLRLLDQPDTWVAMVSGRAMASLEHVTRLPESALLVGSHGVEVRHDGVTELALDAEEQRKVAALGDALRAVAEPVEGAWIETKPAGFALHTRLAGEADSAEAERAALEAAGVEKNGLTVRRGKNVIEFAVRSTTKGDAVERLRELVGADAVLFAGDDVTDEDGFRALGDGDLGLKSGAGETVAEHRVAGPAEVAAVLARLAELRAGR
- a CDS encoding trehalose-6-phosphate synthase, translated to MASSDSSSASTSGDDLAGEFTFVVVSNRLPVDRISDGAGEPAFRTSPGGLVTALEPVMQQADGAWIGWTGQPDDHVEPFEHDGIHLVPVVLSPEEVEEYYEGFSNDTLWPLYHDVIAPPAYHREWWESYVIVNQRFADRAAAVTAEGGTVWVQDYQLQLVPSMLRRLRPDLTIGFFNHIPFPAYGIYSQLPWRRQIIEGLLGADVIGFQRSADAGNFTRAVRRLLGYQTKGSVIDVPLVAEEEVASAKHRISSVQGDQPVRTVVAKAFPISIDAARFEELARRPDIQARAKEIREGLGNPSVVMLGVDRLDYTKGIGHRLKAFGELLADGELDVEDVTLVQVASPSRERVRTYQMLRDEIELTVGRINGDYSTISHTAISYLHHGYPREEMVALYLAADVMLVTALRDGMNLVAKEYVATRFDNDGVLVLSEFAGASDELRTALRVNPHDIEGLKEAMMQAAGMPQAERARRMRALRKRVQEFDVARWSSSFLSTLTTPSDGLSLPKANRGPGKAARSTRPTDADDGIEGDGA
- a CDS encoding glucose-6-phosphate dehydrogenase; translated protein: MTASTQRVDTLLIFGASGDLTARLLLPGLAQLLTDQPQRHLELIGAGGVEWSDDEWRDVVKKSFAQVDASGAAVDAVLASTRYVKADVTDPDELSRVLGMAKGTPAIYFALPPAVAAAVVTTLHSIPFPSGLTLALEKPFGMDVASAEALNAELAKLVPENQIHRVDHFLGRSTVFNILGLRFANRIFEPLWNSDHIASVDIVYDEQLGLEGRAGYYDKAGALDDMIQSHLLQVMAVLAMEPPSTLGSDDLRDAKELVLRATHLLGDDPKASSRRARYTAGTIDGRQLPDYVAEEGVDPSRETETLAEVALEVRTWRWAGVPITLRSGKALGERRREIVITFKPAQQVPQGLTGVNSPTVLRIFLAPDAMSLEIDINGPGDPYELERASLDATFGDGQLLAYREVLAGILDGDPTLSVRGDSAVEGWRILAPVIAAWKADEVPLDEYPAGSSGPSDWAPIG